The genomic region TCCATCACTATTTCTCTgataaataaagagaaattgATAAATGGAATTTCTAACCATTGCTGTTAGAGAAGACAGGCATAGTTTTGTGGGAAGTGTGGTATTACATCCTCCCACTAGTTTACAGAGAAGTACCTCCTGGTAAGGATCCCAGAGCATTTGCCCTTTTATCCTTTTCCAATATGTGTATCCAATGTGTTTCTTATCCTTTTATGAAGCTATTCTCAACAGTAAATCAGGTAAGGTCTGGGTCTTGATAAATCTGGTCTGCTAAAATACATGTTTAAGGTAAGTTAATTGGTCAGGGATTTTAAGCCATCTCTGTTTCAAGTTCGATGAAATATTGTTTTTCTGTGAGGAAAAGATACTCCAGGGCTTAGAAACATTTGGGCAAGATCCACTGAACAGCACAACCAGGTCTAGAAGTATCCCATACTTAGTAACCTTAACTACTTCTTAAAAATCTTAGCAGAGGGGCtgagactatggcctagtggtagagtgcttgcctcgtatacatgaagccctaggttcgattcctctgcactacatatacagaaaaagccagaagtggtgctgtggctcaagtagtagagtgctagccttgagcaaaaagaagccagggacagtgctcagaccctggaccctcaggactggcaaaagaaaaaaaaaaaaacaaatcttagCAGAATAGGGGGCTAACAAAAAATCCCCCACAGACTTCTGGAAGTCTCTAGCCAGGGTAGGAGGTAGATGATCTGACATTAGGAGCTAGAGAACTAGAGGGAGATGATCATTTGACTTCCCAACAGGCAGGATAGGGCAACATAAAATATCACTGATCAGAGTAGGACTTGAGGACAGTGATCCATAATGAAAAAGCAGTATTGAAAGGTAGTTACTGGATTGACAGGAATCAGACAGGCTTACCAAAGATGTCCAGAATCACCCTACTGTCCTCCCCTCCAATGGGGATGGGTGTAGAGGGGGTTGTTCAGGGCCTTTGGCAACTTCAATCAGACATGGCAAACAACTCCCCTTAAGGGCTTGATCCCAACTCCCTTCGGAACTGTGGACAATCCTTCTTCCAGTGCCCCTTCAGTTTACAGATGGGGCATGGTGCTTTTGGCAGCTGTCGTCTTTGAGGACATTCTCGACTCCAATGTCCTGGTTGCTGGCAGTTGTAGCAAGCTCCTTTACCTGTTGCTTTCTGGGGGGCTCTAACTGGATAATCCAAAGATGTCAGGGCATTGTGAAGATCAGCCAAAAACTGTGCTGCCTTTGGATTTGTTTCCTTTCCctagctctctgcctcctttcctcTACCCGGTCCCTATTGTTAAACACACAGAAAGCAATCTCCATCAATTTGTCGAGAGAGACTGAGTAGGTCTCAAACGCATCTTGAAGCTTTCTATGTATATCAGGGGCTGACTGGTAAATGAAATGTATACTTAGGAGTAAAGGGAAAAGTTCAGACTCTGGATCCACACTACTATACTTTCTAAGAGCTTCTGTAAGTCTCCTCTTAAAGAGGGCAGGGTTTTCATCCGGCCCCTGAATTACTTCTTTTATCTTGCTATAGTCAGCCCTTGTCTTGGCATCTCTCCCGGGCCCCCAAGTTACTACTTTTATCTTGCTATAGTCAGCCCTTGTCTTGGCATCTCTCCTCATGCCCTCCTGGAGATACTGGATCATCATTAATACCTGTGTGCTCCCTCTTTGCTTGGGCTCGTAGTTCCAGAGGGGGTCACAATTGGGTACCGCATATGCACCTAAGGGAAATGTGCCATTAATGGCATGTTGTTCATCAGCAAATTGTTGGGCAGCAACCCAAATATGGTGTTTTTCACCAGAAGAGCAacaatgagaaaaaattatgtctaGATCTTCCCAGGTCCAATCAAAGGTGTCAAGTATATCCTGGAATTCCTGCATGAATCTACCTGGATCCTCAGAAAAGTTACCTAGTCTATCTTTGCATTGTGTAAGGTACTTCACTGAAAAGGGCACACGGACTTTAACAGTTCTGTTCCCTCTAGCGGCTAGCTCCTGGGGAGCATTCATTAAGGGGTTAGAAGTAAACTGTGCCAAAGGAAATGAGATGATCTCCTCAGGCAGGGCTGGGTGTTTCAGTTGGGAGTCGGTTTCCCCTTTGGGAAATGACTGATCCACCTTTGGGACAAACTGGGGAACTAAAGGGGGATCTGGATCTTTTCTATGCAGGTTTAGACACTTTTCAGCTGTAGAAGCACAATATATACTTGGCATATATCTTAATTCCATAAAGACCTGGACATATGGAATCTCAGGCCATTTCGCCTGACTCCTGCAAAAATAATCAAGTTTGAAGATGGTATCAAAATTTAGGCTTCCATTTTCAGGCCAAATTTCTCCATCTACTAATTTATATTGAGGCCAATCAACATTACAAAAATGGATTAGGGTGTTTCTTTTAAGAGAGTGTGTAGACAGATGCTTCTACCGGTTGAGAATGCAACCCAGAGGGGAGTCGGTCGGAATTGATTTGGAATCTCCTATGGTCTGTaaaagattgggggggggggggagataataGAGGATTTACTGATTCCTCCTGGATAAAGCTCTGAAGGCAATGGAAGAAAGTCCAGTGTCATGAGGCCCCTTTTCTGCCTTATCTGTGTTATAAtgggagaaaacaacaacaaaatcagagatAGCTGCGCTAGCGTCCCAACCTGGCAATGGCCAAGCTGTAAACGTTTCTCAAGTCTTCCAGAGCCAATTATTAACCCAGACACCACAGGGTAAAAAGTCCACTGCATCTGACATGCTTGATGACCCAAGATCTCACATGGCCCTAGAACTCTCACTAGAAGCTCATCTGTGACACCTGAAAACAAGTAGGGTCACTAGAGAAAGAATCTAACCAGTAACAGCTCTGCTCTGGTATCTTAATAGGCTTAGTTAGATCTCTTGAAATTTTAGTTGGTCCAACTCCCACATTTTTGTGCACGGTAGCAAGAGATCAAGTGATACAGATAAACCCATGAGAGTATGCTACTACTTCCTGATTCTTCTAGGAGCAAAGGATTGGGATATGCATAAATCAACAATTGTCCTACAGTGAAATATCTGACCACTTACTCCACTGCAAAAATGAGGTTTCTTCTATCATCAAGGAAAACAGTAGCAAAATAGGTAGGGTATCTTAAGATGAGGTAGGGTGAGAAAAGCTGAAGAACTAAGGAACAATTGGAACTGACGAAATCCTAACAGGTATAAGCTGCAAGGAGAGATCTGCACACATTGAATGCTCATGGAGACTTACAGGCAGGCTCACGCTGTGCTCCACCTCTCCTCTCATAATGTCTTTAAGCACCGAGCATCCTGGTGATATTTAATTGTTAGACTTGTGCCTGcagtgtacatcagtttggtttCAATCTCACAAGAAAGCAACtgagctgggggaagggcaggaggaaaTTTCAGTactaaattgacaaaacaaaacattggaaATTGGCCTGCCAGGTCCTTGGGGGAGACGATCACCTTGGTGGAAACTGTCAACTCCTCAAGTGGGTCCTGCCACTGTTGACAAAAGATGCCACCAGATCTGAGAGGTTCAACAATCTGTGATCCAGCAGATTCTTGGCCTTGCCAAAGAAAGAATTCAGGGGCAGATGTGCaggagtatttttttaaagcaagatttATTGAAGGAAAAGTGAGAATACACTCTCAAGACAGAATGAGAGTCAACAACCTGATCAAGCAGTCAAGTGTCTCTAACTCACCAGTCTTATTTTCATGGGTAGGGGAGAAATCAGATACATCCAATTTTTTATACATAACTATGAGGTCTTCCtaagaaaaaaagacagctgTTCCTCCCAGAAACCAGAGAGCAGAGTGGctttacataataaggtagccaaaaaatcaaaatatgactATAATGAGATATAGATGAACTCGCCAGTAGATCAAACTTTTAGCTCCGGGGCAAAGAACCAGCTAAAGATCATTAACTGTGGTACCAAACGGCAGCCTCCGAATTTTTTGGGAAGCAGCATGTTTGGTAAAATGTACCAAgatgagctgggcgctggtggctcatgtcgtcctagctactcagaagactgagatctgaggattgaggttcaaagccagccagggcaggaaagttttgtCTGTCCAATTAATgaccgaaaaccagaagtggtgctttggctcaagtggtagatagagtacaagccttgagctgaagagctcagggacagcacgcaggccaaGTTCAAACATCATGGCCagtaacaacaaccaaaaaaaatgtacccaGATATAGAACTGCACCTGTTCCCTGGCTCCTCTTATCATTTCCTCTCTGTTTACCTACCCCATCTACTCTCCATGAATATAATAATAGCAAAGTTGTCTTTTAGGAAGATACTGCTGGCCTCCACATTATCAAACCTAAATCAGCATC from Perognathus longimembris pacificus isolate PPM17 chromosome 21, ASM2315922v1, whole genome shotgun sequence harbors:
- the LOC125339692 gene encoding uncharacterized protein LOC125339692, which translates into the protein MELRYMPSIYCASTAEKCLNLHRKDPDPPLVPQFVPKVDQSFPKGETDSQLKHPALPEEIISFPLAQFTSNPLMNAPQELAARGNRTVKVRVPFSVKYLTQCKDRLGNFSEDPGRFMQEFQDILDTFDWTWEDLDIIFSHCCSSGEKHHIWVAAQQFADEQHAINGTFPLGAYAVPNCDPLWNYEPKQRGSTQVLMMIQYLQEGMRRDAKTRADYSKIKEVIQGPDENPALFKRRLTEALRKYSSVDPESELFPLLLSIHFIYQSAPDIHRKLQDAFETYSVSLDKLMEIAFCVFNNRDRVEERRQRARERKQIQRQHSFWLIFTMP